Proteins from one Fragaria vesca subsp. vesca linkage group LG6, FraVesHawaii_1.0, whole genome shotgun sequence genomic window:
- the LOC101310922 gene encoding transcription factor TT2-like — MGRSPCCVKEGLNRGAWTALEDQILIDYINTHGEGKWRRIPKEAGLKRCGKSCRLRWLNYLRPGIKRGNITQEEEDLIIRLHKLLGNRWSLIAGRIPGRTDNEIKNYWNTTLGKKVNNGQDDVVENKNEKKKNKTKSLTRVLDSIAAVRTKAMRCNSVAVTSHLQPLPLVETVHGVALDEGIKNSEEDNATSTTTTTTTTTSTSDDFVLDFDVGKLFNVSENIPDSSDDYWELCQFGGGNKRLEEEQYGGDINNGGGGSNNYKLSSSASCEPTLFSEEMLKEWMKEDCFHHLQS, encoded by the exons ATGGGAAGAAGTCCTTGTTGTGTAAAGGAGGGACTGAACCGAGGAGCTTGGACTGCTCTCGAGGATCAAATTCTCATAGACTACATCAACACCCATGGAGAAGGAAAATGGAGAAGGATTCCCAAAGAAGCTG GTCTAAAAAGATGCGGAAAGAGTTGCAGACTGAGGTGGCTGAACTATCTGAGACCTGGTATCAAAAGAGGTAATATAACTCAGGAAGAAGAGGATCTCATCATTAGGCTCCACAAGCTTCTGGGCAACAG ATGGTCACTAATAGCCGGGAGAATACCAGGACGAACAGACAATGAAATCAAGAACTACTGGAACACAACGTTAGGAAAGAAGGTTAATAACGGCCAGGATGATGTTGTTGAGAATAAGAATGAGAAGAAGAAAAACAAAACCAAATCGTTGACAAGGGTGCTGGACTCAATTGCTGCCGTCCGTACAAAGGCAATGAGATGCAACAGCGTAGCAGTCACCTCGCACTTACAACCGCTCCCATTAGTCGAAACTGTTCATGGTGTTGCTTTGGACGAGGGCATAAAGAACTCCGAGGAAGACAACGCCACCTCTACTACTACCACAACCACTACTACTACTTCCACTTCAGATGACTTTGTGTTAGATTTTGATGTGGGGAAGCTGTTTAATGTGTCGGAAAATATTCCGGATAGCTCCGACGACTACTGGGAACTATGTCAGTTTGGTGGCGGTAACAAACGCTTGGAGGAGGAGCAATACGGTGGCGATATCAATAATGGTGGTGGTGGCTCAAACAATTACAAGTTGTCCTCATCAGCTAGCTGTGAACCAACCTTGTTCTCGGAGGAAATGCTCAAGGAATGGATGAAAGAGGACTGTTTCCATCATCTTCAAAGTTGA
- the LOC101311212 gene encoding transcription repressor MYB5-like → MGRRPCCSKEGVNKGPWTAEEDKMLADHIKAHGDQNWSSIPKQTGLRRCGKSCRLRWLNYLRPNIKRGNITQEEEDLIIRLHKLLGNRWSLIAGRIPGRTDNEIKNYWNSHLCKKSVEPEMSEAAAKNMRLSVDEAKVEDHYHSLDSKMVPESSEGSLLSHSSTTSTTTEESSSDILMDFYTREISLSEFLDTDFTKFSSMISSGKVTMFHGEGAEQIQKQLPYNSSSQAEANEEAPMNVVISREVVDNLMSWEDQSDSDFGYQLSAAFTDFVAVEEEYWIL, encoded by the exons ATGGGGAGAAGACCTTGCTGTTCTAAGGAGGGAGTGAACAAGGGACCCTGGACAGCTGAAGAAGACAAGATGCTTGCGGATCATATCAAAGCTCATGGCGATCAAAACTGGAGTAGCATTCCTAAACAAACAG GGCTTAGGAGATGTGGGAAGAGTTGCAGGCTCCGGTGGTTGAATTATCTGAGACCGAATATAAAACGAGGCAACATTACACAAGAAGAAGAGGACCTAATCATTAGGCTCCATAAACTCTTAGGAAACAG ATGGTCTCTTATAGCAGGAAGAATCCCAGGGCGAACAGACAATGAAATCAAGAACTACTGGAACAGCCACTTGTGTAAGAAGTCAGTAGAGCCGGAAATGTCTGAGGCTGCGGCAAAGAATATGAGACTCTCCGTCGACGAGGCGAAGGTTGAAGATCATTATCATAGTCTTGACTCCAAAATGGTACCAGAATCCAGTGAAGGGTCATTACTGTCTCATTCGTCTACTACGTCAACTACAACTGAGGAAAGTTCGTCGGATATTTTGATGGATTTTTACACCAGGGAGATAAGCCTTTCGGAGTTTCTAGATACCGACTTTACAAAGTTCAGCAGCATGATCAGTAGTGGTAAGGTAACAATGTTCCATGGAGAAGGGGCGGAACAGATTCAGAAACAGCTGCCTTATAATAGTTCCAGTCAAGCTGAAGCTAATGAGGAAGCACCTATGAATGTGGTAATATCGCGGGAAGTGGTGGACAACTTGATGAGCTGGGAAGATCAAAGTGATTCAGATTTCGGATATCAACTGTCTGCAGCTTTCACGGACTTTGTTGCAGTCGAAGAAGAATATTGGATTTTATGA